The Lebetimonas natsushimae genomic sequence TAACCCGAATTTTCTATACCCTGAATCAATTCTTTTAAATATTCTCCGTTACCAGCTGAGAGTAAACCCGGTACATTTTCAAACACAAACATCTTAGGCTGAAACTCTTTAAGAAACTCTATATAATATCTGAAAAGATAATTCCTTTCATCTTTTTTAACTTTTTCCCCCATTCTGGCCCTTCCTATTACAGAATAGGCCTGACATGGCGGACCCCCTATTATCACATCTATTTTTTTCTTATTAATTTCTTTTAAATTGTTATGGACTTGTTTTTTTAATTTTTCAATGCTGGAATTGTCTATAAATTCATTGATAACCAGATTACGGTTTAATTCTGCTTTATCCCACAATGTTTCCCTGTCTATTTTTTTGAGTAAATAATCTTCATATATTTTTTCAGTTCCTTTTGCTTTCAAATTCCAATAAGACTGTCGGGTTTTTAAGGTGTTACAAGCATGTTTGTCAGCTTCAATATGGGCTGCAAATACGGCACCCGCTTCAAAAAATCCTTCTGAAAGTCCGCCTGCACCTGAAAACAGATCCAATACTACCATACTTGTATCCCTTCATCTTCCAATTTTTTTAAAATTGCCACTAACATTTTCTGTTGTTTTTTACTTGGTATTTTACCATTAGGAATAAGGTTTAGTAAAATTTTTTCCTCTTTGCATAATAAATTGTTTTTTACACCTTCTTCTATCAGTTGTTTCCATTTATCTGTGTCAAATTTAAACAATTTTTTAAGCAGTTCGATTTCATTGTCAATTGATTGTATTTTTTTAGCCTCTTTTTCTTCATATTTGAACTCTTCCTTTGATATCAGCCATTTATCGACAAATTCTTCCGAAAACATTAATTTATCGTTATCTGTTTTTTCTTTTAATTTTGTCCAACATAATTCTTTTTTAGCCCATTCCGAAATATTTTTAAAATTTTCAGGTGTATCAAAAAGATGATTGTTTACATATTTCGAAATTTTAATAATTTCTTTTGCAAATAAGGTGTCAATATCCTGATTTTGCCATATTTTATTGTAATCAATACTTTTATCAAGTTTTTTAGCCAAATAAGTTAATAAACTTAAAGTATATGCAACAATATTTGCCTTATAACCGGCATACCATTTTTGTTTATATACAAGTTTGTCCGTTTCTTTAAACAATATGGCTTTTGCTATTGCATGTTTGTAATACAAATCATTAAATACTTTGTCATTTGTGTTCCATTGTTTTACAACAAGTTCCCCGAATTTTAAAAAATTTTTCTGTGCCCCCTGACTGACAATGTGCGGATAACCCTCCGTACTCATTATATATTTTGCCAGATCCGTTTTCGTAAACATTTGTTTTTTAGGGTATATAAGTTTAAATTCTCTTTTTTGTGAATCTGTCAATTTTGACTGTTCCTCAAGATATTGTCCTCTGGCCCTTTCATAAAACCATTTTGTTGCCTTTAAACTATCCTTTTTTTTAGGGGCCCATATTTTTCTTGATTTTTCCTCAATTCTTATATGAAAAATATCGTTTGAAAAAAAATCAGCATCATTGACTTTATTTTGAGTATTGGCATATCTTGAAATGTTTGGTATTATAAATTGGGATTCATCGCCTTTTATAATGGTAAGTTTCATTTGTACAAATACTTTTTCCAGGGAAATCCTATCTTTTTTTCGGGTATTATATAATGAAGCGGTTGTCTGTCCCCCGTTTACTATCTGAAAATTTTTCAAATAAACAATTTTACCGTTTTTAACCTCAATATCTTCCGCAGTTGCTGTAATACCGTTATTATAGGCAAAAAACATTTCCGGTTCGGTTTTTATGGTTTTTCTTATTCCTTTGTTTATTTTACCTCTGAACTGAAGAAAGCTTCTTACATTTGATTCCAACAGTCTTGCACCGTATTTTTCATATAAATCTGCAAGTATGTCTCCGGGAACAACTGATAAGTAAGATTTATACGAAGATGAACCGCTGTAGGCTTCCAAGGCAAGAAGACCTTCACCAAATTCTTCATTAAAGTTTATCTCAAAATCCTCTTTGTGCTTTTTAGATGTTTCAATTTGATAAAATCTTTCAATATCCCATATGTCAACACTTATATTATATTTATCCAATTTTATTTTAGGTATTTCTTTAAGCATTTTACTTATTTGTTTATTTGTCAGAAGTATAATTTCTATGTTTTTAAATTTTTCTTTATATGTATGTATGAAATAAGAGATATCGTATGCTTCAGAAGTTTCCTCCAATTCTTTAAATAAAGGTTTTTCCGTGTTTTTTATAAGAAATTTTACCACCCTGGCCAATATTGAATCCAAATCGGTTTTTGTAAGGGTAACTATATCGGCATCATTTGTGTATTCAGTTACAAACAAATATAGAATTTCCCTGTCATCCACATATTCGTAACCGTCAACCCTCATACCTATCTTTTTAAAAGGGGTGTATTTGTAATCCGTGACCACCCCTTCAT encodes the following:
- a CDS encoding AIPR family protein, whose amino-acid sequence is MTLNEYYNDFMESINVKSNVDENFKESVFFEKALEFLENEGVVTDYKYTPFKKIGMRVDGYEYVDDREILYLFVTEYTNDADIVTLTKTDLDSILARVVKFLIKNTEKPLFKELEETSEAYDISYFIHTYKEKFKNIEIILLTNKQISKMLKEIPKIKLDKYNISVDIWDIERFYQIETSKKHKEDFEINFNEEFGEGLLALEAYSGSSSYKSYLSVVPGDILADLYEKYGARLLESNVRSFLQFRGKINKGIRKTIKTEPEMFFAYNNGITATAEDIEVKNGKIVYLKNFQIVNGGQTTASLYNTRKKDRISLEKVFVQMKLTIIKGDESQFIIPNISRYANTQNKVNDADFFSNDIFHIRIEEKSRKIWAPKKKDSLKATKWFYERARGQYLEEQSKLTDSQKREFKLIYPKKQMFTKTDLAKYIMSTEGYPHIVSQGAQKNFLKFGELVVKQWNTNDKVFNDLYYKHAIAKAILFKETDKLVYKQKWYAGYKANIVAYTLSLLTYLAKKLDKSIDYNKIWQNQDIDTLFAKEIIKISKYVNNHLFDTPENFKNISEWAKKELCWTKLKEKTDNDKLMFSEEFVDKWLISKEEFKYEEKEAKKIQSIDNEIELLKKLFKFDTDKWKQLIEEGVKNNLLCKEEKILLNLIPNGKIPSKKQQKMLVAILKKLEDEGIQVW